The following coding sequences lie in one Cannabis sativa cultivar Pink pepper isolate KNU-18-1 chromosome 5, ASM2916894v1, whole genome shotgun sequence genomic window:
- the LOC115717492 gene encoding cytosolic sulfotransferase 14-like — MDNDQHPLLTTNPHHLVSSLEHNIYAHHKPYDLATMSSPRLISTHIPYASLNNTIKHDSKSRIVYITRNPLDAIVSTWHFSTNGHPGGHSQHEWGMEECVDMFCRGEACFGPFWDHALGYWKVSLETPEKVLFLKYEDLIEDSVGQAKSVANFIGVPFSQEEEANGVVEKILELCSFDKLKNLDVNKHGQLWPKCDNKSFFRKGQVGDWANHLSPSMVERVNKIMKEKFNGSGLSFRMS; from the coding sequence ATGGATAATGATCAACACCCTTTGCTCACCACAAACCCACATCATCTCGTGTCTTCTTTAGAGCACAACATTTATGCCCATCATAAGCCCTATGACTTGGCCACTATGTCAAGCCCTCGTTTGATCTCTACACATATTCCCTATGCATCTTTAAACAACACTATTAAGCATGATTCCAAGTCTCGAATTGTTTACATTACTCGAAACCCTCTTGATGCCATAGTCTCTACTTGGCATTTTTCGACGAATGGACACCCGGGTGGCCACTCGCAGCACGAGTGGGGTATGGAAGAGTGTGTGGACATGTTTTGTAGAGGTGAGGCTTGCTTTGGGCCATTTTGGGACCATGCTTTAGGGTATTGGAAAGTTAGTTTGGAGACACCTGAGAAAGTGTTGTTTTTGAAGTACGAGGATTTGATAGAAGATAGTGTTGGTCAAGCCAAAAGTGTTGCAAACTTTATTGGGGTTCCTTTCTCACAAGAAGAAGAGGctaatggagttgttgagaaaATATTAGAGTTGTGTAGCTTTGATAAATTgaagaatttggatgtaaataAACATGGCCAACTTTGGCCTAAGTGTGATAACAAAAGTTTCTTTAGAAAAGGGCAAGTGGGTGATTGGGCTAATCATCTTAGTCCATCAATGGTGGAGCGTgtgaacaagataatgaaagaGAAGTTCAATGGTTCTGGTCTATCATTTAGAATGTCTTAG